A genomic segment from Bosea sp. OAE506 encodes:
- a CDS encoding tripartite tricarboxylate transporter substrate-binding protein translates to MRRLILALGAAFAMAAAPAAAQTYPTRSITMIVPFAAGGPTDVIARIVSDHMGRTLGQSIVVENVAGAGGTTGSLRVARATPDGYTIMMGNLGTHSASVGLYPNLAYDPRTDFAPVINTAGTPMLISAHKDFPANTLQEFVALLKANPSKYNYGHGGIGSTSHLTCVFFHHLIKAPVQQVPFRGSGPAMNALLAKQLDYVCDQTVGIVPQLTQLKTYVVATPNRLDVAKDVPTSAEGGLPEFQAVGWNAIFAPKDTPKEIVDRLNAAGRAALADAGVRTRLLELGCIIPDDAGQSSAALGAHVRAEVDKWTPVIKAAGVTAQ, encoded by the coding sequence ATGCGTCGCCTGATCCTGGCCCTCGGGGCCGCTTTCGCCATGGCCGCCGCCCCCGCGGCCGCGCAGACTTATCCGACACGGTCGATCACGATGATCGTGCCCTTCGCCGCGGGCGGGCCGACCGACGTCATCGCGCGGATCGTCTCCGACCATATGGGCCGCACGCTCGGCCAGTCGATCGTGGTCGAGAACGTCGCTGGTGCCGGCGGCACCACCGGCTCGCTGCGCGTCGCCCGCGCGACACCGGACGGCTACACGATCATGATGGGCAATCTCGGCACCCATTCGGCCTCGGTCGGGCTGTATCCGAACCTCGCCTATGACCCGCGTACCGATTTCGCGCCCGTCATCAACACGGCCGGCACGCCGATGCTCATCTCGGCCCACAAGGACTTCCCGGCCAACACGCTGCAGGAGTTCGTCGCGCTGCTGAAGGCCAATCCGTCCAAATACAATTACGGCCATGGCGGCATCGGCTCGACCTCGCATCTGACCTGCGTGTTCTTCCACCATCTGATCAAGGCGCCGGTGCAACAGGTGCCGTTCCGCGGCTCCGGCCCGGCGATGAACGCACTGCTCGCCAAGCAGCTCGACTATGTCTGCGACCAGACGGTCGGCATCGTGCCGCAGCTCACCCAGCTGAAGACCTATGTCGTGGCGACGCCCAACCGCCTCGACGTCGCCAAGGACGTGCCGACCAGCGCCGAGGGCGGTCTGCCCGAGTTCCAGGCGGTGGGCTGGAACGCGATCTTCGCCCCCAAGGATACGCCGAAGGAGATCGTCGACCGGCTCAATGCCGCCGGGCGTGCGGCGCTCGCGGATGCCGGCGTGCGGACGCGGCTGCTGGAACTCGGCTGCATCATCCCCGACGATGCCGGCCAGAGCTCGGCGGCGCTCGGCGCCCATGTTCGCGCCGAGGTCGACAAATGGACGCCGGTGATCAAGGCGGCCGGCGTCACGGCGCAGTGA
- a CDS encoding class I SAM-dependent methyltransferase — protein sequence MDAIYRHQRHIYDASRKFYLLGRDRLIDELAPPERGSVLEIGCGTGRNLIRIAQAYPGRACFGLDVSSAMLETARRSVARAGLTDRIGLAQADATDFDPLALFGRAGFDRIVISYALSMIPPWQGVVEEALRRLAPGGELHIVDFGDQHALPGAFRTLLNRWLALFHVTPRRDLAAVLAGCATRAGATLQARSLHRGYAALAVLRRAG from the coding sequence ATGGACGCGATCTATCGCCATCAGCGGCACATCTACGACGCCAGCCGTAAGTTCTACCTGCTGGGGCGCGACCGGCTGATCGACGAGCTCGCGCCCCCGGAACGCGGCAGCGTGCTGGAGATCGGCTGCGGCACCGGCCGCAACCTGATCCGGATCGCGCAGGCCTATCCCGGACGGGCCTGCTTCGGGCTGGATGTCTCCTCCGCGATGCTGGAGACGGCGCGGCGCTCGGTCGCGCGGGCCGGCCTCACGGACCGGATCGGGCTCGCCCAGGCCGATGCCACGGATTTCGATCCGCTGGCGCTGTTCGGGCGTGCCGGCTTCGACCGGATCGTGATCTCCTACGCGCTCTCGATGATCCCGCCTTGGCAAGGGGTGGTCGAGGAGGCGCTGAGGCGTCTCGCGCCGGGCGGGGAGCTGCACATCGTCGATTTCGGCGACCAGCACGCCCTGCCGGGCGCGTTCCGCACCCTGCTCAACCGCTGGCTCGCGCTGTTCCACGTCACGCCGCGGCGGGATTTGGCCGCTGTGCTGGCCGGTTGCGCCACGCGCGCCGGCGCGACGCTGCAGGCGCGCTCGCTTCATCGCGGCTATGCTGCGCTCGCGGTGCTCCGGCGGGCCGGCTGA
- a CDS encoding DUF427 domain-containing protein — MVKAVWNDAVIAESDDTIVIEGNHYFPDFSIRPDFFKPSQTTSVCGWKGTANYHSIVVGGQENRDAAWYYADPKPAAAEIRGRIAFWKGVQVG; from the coding sequence ATGGTCAAAGCGGTCTGGAACGATGCGGTCATCGCCGAATCCGACGACACCATCGTGATCGAGGGCAACCATTATTTCCCCGATTTCTCGATCCGACCGGACTTCTTCAAGCCGAGCCAGACGACCAGTGTCTGCGGCTGGAAGGGCACGGCCAACTACCACTCGATCGTGGTGGGCGGGCAGGAGAACCGGGACGCCGCCTGGTACTACGCCGACCCCAAGCCCGCTGCTGCCGAGATCCGCGGCCGGATCGCCTTCTGGAAGGGCGTCCAGGTCGGCTGA
- a CDS encoding ion channel, whose protein sequence is MSGDTTGEAREADISARDRLRQLFHGRSRAALRFQMAAAIIDVVIIAFFIATPLIRDRPAFLWIDYSIAAILAVEIGARLLAASSALRLLRQPTMLLDLFILATLLVPSAVDNFGFLRILRLWSLTQRGWLWERLRATRFGGWEDAGRAVINLATFLFVVTGFIYSFFFADRAGLEGYVDALYFTVTTMTTTGFGDITLPGIAGKLTSIVVMIVGISLFVRLAQAIFRPAKVTYPCPRCGLQRHEPDAVHCKACGQILCIPDPD, encoded by the coding sequence ATGAGTGGCGACACGACCGGCGAAGCGCGCGAGGCCGACATTTCGGCGCGCGACCGGCTGCGGCAGCTCTTCCACGGGCGTTCGCGTGCAGCGCTGCGCTTCCAGATGGCCGCGGCGATCATCGACGTCGTCATCATCGCCTTCTTCATCGCGACGCCGCTGATCCGCGACCGGCCGGCCTTCTTGTGGATCGATTATTCGATCGCGGCGATCCTCGCAGTCGAGATCGGGGCACGCCTGCTGGCGGCGTCGAGCGCCCTGCGCCTGCTGCGCCAGCCGACCATGCTGCTCGACCTCTTCATCCTGGCGACGCTGCTCGTGCCGTCGGCGGTCGATAATTTCGGCTTCCTGCGCATCCTGCGGCTCTGGTCGCTGACCCAGCGCGGCTGGCTCTGGGAGCGGCTGCGCGCCACCCGCTTCGGCGGCTGGGAGGATGCGGGGCGCGCCGTCATCAACCTCGCGACCTTCCTCTTCGTGGTCACGGGCTTCATCTACAGCTTCTTCTTCGCCGACCGGGCGGGGCTCGAAGGCTATGTCGACGCGCTCTACTTCACCGTGACGACGATGACGACGACAGGCTTCGGCGACATCACCCTGCCTGGCATCGCGGGCAAGCTGACCTCGATCGTGGTCATGATCGTCGGGATTTCGCTGTTCGTGCGACTGGCACAGGCGATCTTCCGGCCGGCCAAGGTGACCTATCCCTGCCCGCGCTGCGGGCTGCAGCGCCACGAGCCGGATGCGGTGCACTGCAAGGCCTGCGGCCAGATCCTCTGCATTCCTGATCCGGACTGA
- a CDS encoding thioesterase family protein, protein MKHDIRAPALFFAPFVSSAMRVEPQWIDYNGHLNMAYYHVLFDRAVDEVFSLVGLNQDYVDARHASTFAAECHILYKRELTESDQVRVTAQLIAFDDKRLHYYLEMRHATEGWLAATSENLSLHVDLSSRKVCPFPADILANIALMKAAHSMMPLPATIGRIIGMPQRSAISVEDKVVPEREPETRH, encoded by the coding sequence ATGAAACATGACATCCGCGCCCCGGCACTGTTTTTCGCGCCCTTCGTCTCCTCGGCGATGCGTGTCGAGCCGCAATGGATCGACTATAACGGCCATCTCAACATGGCCTATTACCATGTGCTGTTCGACCGTGCGGTAGACGAGGTGTTCTCTCTCGTCGGGCTGAACCAGGACTATGTCGACGCCCGCCATGCCTCGACCTTCGCCGCCGAGTGCCATATTCTCTACAAGCGCGAGCTGACCGAGAGCGATCAGGTCCGCGTCACCGCCCAGCTCATCGCCTTCGACGACAAGCGCCTGCACTACTATCTCGAGATGCGGCACGCGACCGAGGGATGGCTGGCCGCCACGAGCGAGAACCTCTCGCTGCATGTCGATCTGTCGAGCCGCAAGGTCTGCCCCTTCCCCGCTGACATCCTCGCCAATATCGCGCTGATGAAGGCCGCCCACAGCATGATGCCGCTGCCGGCGACGATCGGGCGCATCATCGGCATGCCCCAGCGCAGCGCGATCAGCGTCGAGGACAAGGTCGTTCCCGAGCGCGAGCCCGAGACGCGACACTGA
- a CDS encoding FAD-linked oxidase C-terminal domain-containing protein, with protein sequence MNLPAAASHELPASAAALPPSPAAIAAVTQALAASFGNRLITSLAVRQQHGHTLTWIPNQPPDAVVYPHDTQEVSQIVMLCAQHDVPVIAFGTGTSLEGHVNAPYGGVCVDLSQMKRIVAVNADDLDCVVEAGVTRKELNEHLRDMGLMFPIDPGADASLGGMAATRASGTNAVRYGTMKDNVLALTAVMADGSIIKTSTRARKTSAGYDLTRLLVGSEGTLGIITEVTLKLHGIPEAIAAGVCPFPSIKAACDTAIMTIQTGIPVARIELLDEVMIKGFNLHSKLGLPETPMLFVEFHGTEAWVKEQSERFGEIATEYGGGPFDWATKAEDRTRLWEARHNGYWAGRALRPGAETLATDVCVPISQLADCVEETKRDIEATGLIAPIAGHVGDGNFHTQPLLDLSDPDEVARVQGFLDRLVKRALAMGGTCTGEHGVGQKKIKYLESEHGAPALAVMRTLKRALDPRNILNPGKIVVL encoded by the coding sequence ATGAATTTGCCCGCCGCCGCCTCGCATGAGCTCCCTGCATCCGCCGCGGCTCTGCCGCCGTCCCCGGCCGCCATCGCAGCCGTCACGCAGGCGCTGGCGGCGTCCTTCGGCAACAGGCTGATCACGAGCCTCGCGGTGCGGCAGCAGCATGGCCACACGCTGACCTGGATCCCCAACCAGCCGCCGGACGCGGTGGTGTACCCGCACGATACGCAGGAGGTCTCCCAGATCGTGATGCTGTGCGCCCAGCACGACGTTCCTGTCATCGCCTTCGGCACCGGCACCTCGCTGGAAGGCCATGTGAACGCGCCCTATGGCGGCGTCTGCGTCGATCTGAGCCAGATGAAGCGGATCGTCGCCGTCAATGCGGATGATCTCGACTGCGTCGTCGAGGCCGGCGTCACCCGCAAGGAGCTGAACGAGCATCTGCGCGACATGGGGCTGATGTTCCCGATCGACCCCGGCGCCGACGCCTCGCTCGGCGGCATGGCGGCGACGCGGGCCTCGGGCACCAATGCGGTGCGCTACGGCACGATGAAGGACAATGTGCTGGCGCTGACCGCGGTGATGGCGGACGGCTCGATCATCAAGACCTCGACACGCGCCCGCAAGACCTCCGCCGGCTACGACCTGACGCGCCTGCTGGTCGGCTCGGAGGGCACGCTCGGCATCATCACCGAGGTCACGCTGAAGCTGCACGGCATTCCGGAGGCAATCGCGGCGGGCGTCTGCCCGTTCCCCTCGATCAAGGCGGCCTGCGACACGGCCATCATGACGATCCAGACCGGCATCCCGGTGGCGCGCATCGAGCTGCTCGACGAGGTCATGATCAAGGGCTTCAACCTGCATTCCAAGCTCGGCCTGCCGGAAACGCCGATGCTCTTCGTCGAATTCCACGGCACCGAGGCTTGGGTGAAGGAGCAGTCGGAGCGCTTCGGCGAAATCGCGACCGAATATGGCGGCGGCCCCTTCGACTGGGCGACCAAGGCCGAGGATCGGACGCGGCTGTGGGAAGCCCGCCATAACGGCTACTGGGCCGGCCGCGCGCTTCGGCCGGGCGCCGAGACGCTGGCGACCGATGTCTGCGTGCCGATCTCGCAGCTCGCGGACTGCGTCGAGGAAACCAAGCGCGACATCGAGGCGACAGGGCTGATCGCGCCCATCGCCGGGCATGTCGGCGACGGCAACTTCCACACCCAGCCGCTGCTCGACCTGTCGGACCCCGACGAGGTCGCGCGCGTCCAGGGCTTCCTCGACCGGTTAGTGAAGCGGGCGCTGGCCATGGGCGGCACCTGCACGGGTGAGCACGGCGTCGGCCAGAAGAAGATCAAATACCTCGAATCCGAGCATGGCGCGCCGGCTCTCGCGGTGATGCGGACGCTGAAGCGTGCGCTCGATCCCCGCAACATCCTGAACCCGGGCAAGATCGTGGTGCTCTGA
- a CDS encoding AsmA family protein: MRETLTVLAGLLVLALLAALIGPGFVDWRGYRPHFEARLAETLGVETRIGGGIGLRLLPSPRLTLQDVRFGGAAADTSRASVETLTVELALASLARGEFRIADARAEGATVSLAFDEAGALRLPARGGAGLPTQTSLDRLSIGRSVLIWQEAGREPVTIGPIAAEVSAVTLAGPWRVEGEAAGASLRITTGALEPDGKLRTKAFVTGQDILLGFDGSVTMPAGGNAPGLEGAFTLSPGGALALSGKVSGGSRQLDLAGLVLDIAGGAARLEGEGQFMPGTGGGVLALRARRLDADALAEALAARPGFERALQGLPGQIDLSLDLDQLIWRGEDFSAFGLRGKLDPQGLSEATASVRVAGALLGASGGADAQGIAGRLNLKAGDSRRIGLVLARAGLDPALADLVAGLGQIDAEAIGAWDGGRLGLQRLMLTGSSGVRLDLSGDVTAERLSARAVLHGFDLTTLPPGQSVAGLFGARDLALDLSLTQARFRNVPPGSAQLELRRQGRDWRLSRLAIDGFGGVTVSGSGALLAEGGEISGRIRAPRFEAVAALAGPLLPEPARQALGRAADGLARLDTAFRLTRAPSGETGLVLDGAAQAGRLTLTGRLDSGGTWTGARLRFDLADRRQAFQALGVPSPRQSGPGELVLTQEAGRLSGTLAGPGLSIVVESDGAAPARLAVQADGIGQILPDGAARLLPDGLVDLHGRLGTSPEAVTLDEVVFNLGAATAKGSLALAREGGGVSGRLALPAVDLRALLGAALGAGPSAPQSWATARFGPAAALPEFQLAIEAGTVVAADGVTLRDARFTLRSDPEGLRLEEGSASFGGGRVGGRLAARREGGLALLSGRLSLEAIDLAPLTGGSLGGRVSGQIEAGGSGESPARLVAGLGGAGTLTFTEARLSRFDPAAYARVIAATGEDASESDASRLQQRLTEALDRDAWALGGVTVPFTLAGGLIRLQPLAFERNGLRAEASGIVDLRALTLDLRLGLRPLGALPKGWPADAPQIGVAWRGPLTAPRRETDVNALSNVVAARALAREIERVEAFEADARERATQARRLRAEREMRENARKLAEFLKAEEERRLAEEKRAEEERRVEEARRLIEERRAEETRRAEQARMEQEMRRRIEAEERAERARAATERAAERDTAPAQQPGPLILPGSPRANYPDAVLQPAPPLAPPLDIQPVPRPLSRGAQPN, encoded by the coding sequence TTGCGTGAGACCCTGACTGTCCTGGCCGGCCTGCTGGTGCTGGCGCTGCTGGCGGCCCTGATCGGGCCGGGCTTCGTCGACTGGCGCGGCTATCGCCCGCATTTCGAGGCGCGCCTAGCCGAGACGCTGGGCGTCGAAACCCGCATCGGCGGCGGCATCGGCCTGCGGCTTCTGCCCTCGCCGCGGCTGACGCTGCAGGATGTGCGCTTCGGCGGCGCGGCGGCCGACACAAGCCGCGCCTCGGTCGAGACGCTGACGGTCGAGCTCGCGCTCGCCTCGCTGGCTCGCGGCGAATTCCGCATCGCGGATGCCCGGGCTGAGGGCGCGACCGTCTCGCTAGCCTTTGACGAGGCCGGCGCGCTGCGCCTGCCGGCGCGCGGCGGCGCCGGCCTGCCGACGCAGACCAGCCTCGACCGTCTCTCGATCGGCCGCTCGGTGCTGATCTGGCAGGAGGCCGGCCGCGAGCCGGTGACGATCGGCCCGATCGCGGCCGAGGTGTCGGCCGTGACGCTCGCGGGCCCCTGGCGCGTCGAGGGCGAGGCGGCCGGCGCCTCGCTGCGCATCACCACCGGCGCGCTCGAGCCGGACGGCAAACTCCGGACCAAGGCCTTCGTCACCGGCCAGGACATCCTGCTCGGCTTCGACGGCAGCGTGACGATGCCGGCGGGCGGGAACGCGCCGGGTCTGGAGGGCGCCTTCACGCTCTCGCCCGGCGGCGCGCTGGCGCTCTCCGGCAAGGTCAGCGGCGGCAGCCGCCAGCTCGATCTCGCAGGGCTCGTGCTCGACATCGCGGGGGGCGCGGCGCGGCTGGAGGGCGAGGGCCAGTTCATGCCTGGCACAGGCGGCGGCGTCCTGGCGCTGCGCGCACGCAGGCTCGATGCCGATGCGCTGGCCGAGGCGCTCGCCGCCCGACCGGGCTTCGAGCGTGCGCTGCAGGGCCTGCCGGGACAGATCGATCTGTCGCTCGATCTCGACCAGCTGATCTGGCGCGGTGAGGATTTTTCCGCCTTCGGCCTGCGCGGAAAGCTCGATCCGCAGGGCCTGTCGGAGGCCACGGCGTCGGTGCGCGTCGCGGGCGCGCTGCTGGGCGCCAGTGGTGGCGCCGATGCGCAGGGCATCGCGGGCCGCCTCAATCTGAAGGCCGGCGATTCCCGCCGCATCGGGCTGGTGCTGGCGCGGGCGGGGCTCGACCCCGCTCTGGCCGATCTCGTCGCGGGGCTGGGCCAGATCGACGCCGAGGCGATCGGCGCCTGGGATGGCGGGCGGCTCGGCCTGCAGCGGCTGATGCTGACCGGCTCTTCCGGCGTGAGGCTCGATCTCTCGGGCGATGTGACGGCGGAGCGGCTGTCCGCCAGGGCGGTGCTGCACGGCTTCGACCTAACCACGCTGCCGCCCGGCCAGAGCGTCGCGGGCCTGTTCGGCGCGCGCGATCTCGCGCTGGATCTCAGCCTGACGCAGGCCCGTTTCCGCAACGTGCCGCCCGGCTCGGCCCAGCTCGAGCTGCGGCGTCAGGGGCGCGACTGGCGTTTAAGTCGCCTCGCCATCGACGGCTTTGGCGGCGTCACCGTCTCCGGTTCCGGCGCCTTGCTCGCCGAGGGCGGCGAGATTTCCGGCCGCATCCGCGCGCCGCGTTTCGAGGCGGTCGCGGCCCTGGCGGGGCCGCTGCTGCCCGAACCGGCGCGACAGGCGCTGGGCCGGGCGGCCGACGGGCTGGCCCGGCTCGACACCGCCTTCCGCCTGACGAGGGCTCCGAGCGGTGAAACCGGGCTGGTGCTCGATGGCGCGGCGCAAGCGGGGCGGCTCACCTTGACCGGCCGGCTCGACTCCGGCGGGACCTGGACGGGGGCAAGGCTCCGGTTCGACCTCGCCGACCGGCGCCAGGCTTTCCAGGCACTCGGTGTTCCGTCGCCGCGCCAGAGCGGCCCCGGCGAACTTGTTCTGACGCAGGAGGCGGGGCGGCTGTCGGGCACGCTGGCCGGGCCCGGCCTGTCGATCGTGGTCGAGAGCGATGGCGCCGCGCCGGCGCGCCTCGCGGTACAGGCCGACGGCATCGGCCAGATCCTGCCGGACGGCGCGGCGCGTCTCCTGCCCGATGGGCTGGTCGATCTCCATGGACGCCTCGGCACGAGTCCAGAGGCGGTCACGCTCGACGAGGTCGTGTTCAATCTCGGCGCGGCCACGGCGAAAGGCAGTCTGGCCCTGGCTCGCGAGGGCGGCGGCGTCAGCGGCCGCCTGGCCTTGCCGGCGGTCGATCTGCGCGCCCTGCTCGGCGCGGCCCTGGGAGCAGGCCCGTCCGCGCCGCAGAGCTGGGCGACGGCGCGGTTCGGCCCGGCCGCCGCGCTGCCCGAGTTCCAGCTGGCGATCGAGGCCGGCACGGTGGTGGCCGCCGACGGCGTGACCCTGCGCGATGCTCGCTTCACCTTGCGCTCCGACCCGGAGGGCCTGCGGCTCGAGGAGGGAAGCGCGAGCTTCGGCGGCGGGCGCGTCGGCGGGCGCCTCGCGGCGCGGCGCGAAGGTGGATTGGCGCTGCTCTCGGGCCGGCTCTCGCTGGAGGCGATCGATCTCGCCCCCCTGACCGGCGGCTCGCTGGGCGGGCGCGTCTCGGGGCAGATCGAGGCCGGCGGGTCAGGCGAGAGTCCGGCGCGGCTGGTGGCGGGGCTGGGCGGAGCCGGGACCCTGACCTTCACCGAGGCGCGCCTCAGCCGGTTCGACCCCGCGGCCTATGCCCGTGTGATCGCCGCGACGGGCGAGGACGCGTCCGAAAGTGACGCGTCGCGGCTGCAGCAGCGGCTCACGGAGGCGCTCGACCGCGATGCCTGGGCGCTGGGCGGCGTCACCGTACCCTTCACCCTTGCGGGCGGGTTGATCCGGCTGCAGCCGCTGGCTTTCGAGCGGAACGGCCTGCGGGCGGAGGCCAGCGGCATCGTCGATCTGCGCGCGCTGACCCTGGATCTCCGCCTCGGTCTGCGGCCGCTCGGCGCGCTGCCGAAGGGCTGGCCGGCGGATGCGCCGCAGATCGGCGTGGCCTGGCGCGGGCCGCTGACGGCGCCGCGTCGCGAGACGGACGTCAACGCGCTGTCGAACGTCGTCGCCGCCCGCGCGCTGGCGCGCGAGATCGAGCGGGTCGAGGCCTTCGAGGCGGATGCCCGCGAGCGCGCCACCCAGGCGCGGCGCCTGCGCGCAGAGCGCGAGATGCGCGAGAACGCCCGCAAGCTCGCCGAATTCCTGAAGGCGGAGGAGGAGCGGCGTCTTGCCGAGGAGAAGCGGGCCGAGGAGGAACGCCGTGTCGAGGAGGCGCGCCGGCTGATCGAGGAGCGGCGGGCGGAGGAGACGCGCCGGGCCGAGCAGGCGCGCATGGAGCAGGAGATGCGGCGCCGCATCGAGGCGGAGGAGCGAGCCGAGCGGGCGAGGGCGGCTACCGAGCGGGCGGCCGAGCGCGACACCGCACCGGCCCAGCAGCCCGGGCCGCTCATTCTGCCCGGCTCGCCGCGCGCGAACTATCCCGATGCGGTGCTGCAGCCGGCGCCGCCCTTGGCGCCGCCGCTCGACATCCAGCCCGTGCCACGCCCGCTGTCTCGTGGGGCGCAGCCGAACTGA
- a CDS encoding ribbon-helix-helix domain-containing protein: MSAERKRSLTIAGHRTSVSLEEPFWDALKEIAAAEGRTVAALIAAIDDDRDAVNLSSALRLHVLAHYRERAARTPV, encoded by the coding sequence GTGAGCGCCGAGCGGAAACGGTCGCTCACCATCGCCGGCCATCGCACCAGCGTCTCGCTGGAAGAGCCCTTCTGGGATGCGCTGAAGGAGATCGCCGCCGCCGAGGGGCGAACCGTCGCGGCGCTGATCGCAGCCATCGATGATGACCGCGACGCGGTCAATCTCTCTTCGGCGCTTCGCCTGCATGTGCTGGCGCACTACCGCGAGCGCGCGGCACGGACGCCGGTTTGA
- a CDS encoding DUF4169 family protein — MAEIVNLRRARKQRARQEAEQQAQQNRIAFGRTKAERSLTEAERDKAARTLDGHRLAPPDDEPTP; from the coding sequence ATGGCCGAGATCGTCAATCTGCGCCGGGCCCGTAAGCAGCGCGCGCGGCAGGAGGCGGAACAGCAGGCGCAGCAAAACCGCATCGCCTTCGGGCGGACCAAGGCGGAGCGAAGCCTCACCGAGGCCGAGCGCGACAAGGCCGCCCGGACGCTGGACGGGCACCGCCTCGCCCCGCCGGACGACGAGCCGACGCCGTGA
- the fumC gene encoding class II fumarate hydratase, with protein sequence MSDIRTETDSFGPIAVPADRYWGAQTQRSLENFRIGGERERMPLPLVHALVLVKKAAAHVNARLGLIDQRVAGAIGQAADEALAGQFDGHFPLVIWQTGSGTQSNMNVNEVLANRANELLGAGLGAKSPVHPNDHVNRGQSSNDSFPTAMHIAAALEISRSLLPALRDLERALGAKAKAFETLVKIGRTHLQDATPVTLGQEFSGYAMQLHLGIGRIEASLGGLHALAQGGTAVGTGLNTHPDFAALFAREVESLTGVPFRSADNKFEALASHGALAAAHGALAALAADLFKIANDIRLMGSGPRSGLGEISLPENEPGSSIMPGKVNPTQAEALTMVAAQVMGNQTTIGFAASQGHFELNVFKPVIGAAFLQSVRLLTDAVDSFRSHCVEGIVANEGQLRDLLSRSLMLVTALAPAIGYDMAAGIAKAAHHNGTTLRDEALRAGVDADLFDATVRPERMLGPA encoded by the coding sequence ATGTCCGATATCCGCACCGAAACCGACTCCTTCGGCCCCATCGCCGTGCCCGCCGACCGCTACTGGGGCGCGCAGACCCAGCGGTCGCTGGAGAATTTCCGCATCGGCGGGGAGCGCGAGCGCATGCCGCTGCCGCTCGTCCACGCGCTCGTGCTGGTCAAGAAGGCGGCGGCGCATGTGAACGCCCGCCTTGGCCTGATCGACCAGCGCGTCGCCGGCGCCATTGGACAGGCCGCCGACGAGGCGCTCGCGGGCCAGTTCGACGGGCATTTCCCGCTGGTGATCTGGCAGACTGGCTCGGGAACCCAGTCGAACATGAACGTCAACGAGGTTCTCGCCAACCGGGCCAATGAGCTGCTCGGCGCCGGCCTCGGCGCCAAATCCCCGGTCCACCCCAACGACCACGTCAATCGCGGCCAGTCCTCCAACGACAGCTTCCCGACCGCGATGCACATCGCCGCTGCGCTGGAGATCTCGCGCTCGCTGCTGCCGGCGCTGCGCGACCTCGAGCGGGCGCTCGGCGCCAAGGCCAAGGCCTTCGAGACGCTGGTCAAGATCGGCCGCACCCATCTCCAGGACGCGACGCCCGTCACGCTCGGCCAGGAATTCTCGGGCTATGCGATGCAGCTTCACCTCGGCATCGGCCGGATCGAGGCCTCGCTGGGCGGGCTGCATGCCCTCGCCCAGGGCGGCACGGCAGTCGGCACCGGGCTGAACACCCATCCCGATTTTGCTGCCCTCTTCGCCCGCGAGGTCGAGTCGCTGACCGGCGTGCCCTTCCGCAGCGCCGACAACAAGTTCGAGGCGCTGGCGAGCCATGGCGCGCTCGCCGCCGCCCATGGCGCGCTCGCGGCTCTGGCGGCCGATCTGTTCAAGATCGCCAACGACATCCGCCTGATGGGCTCGGGCCCACGCTCTGGGCTCGGCGAGATTTCCCTGCCCGAAAACGAGCCCGGCTCCTCGATCATGCCCGGCAAGGTCAACCCGACCCAGGCCGAGGCGCTGACCATGGTCGCGGCGCAGGTCATGGGCAACCAGACCACGATCGGCTTCGCCGCCAGCCAGGGCCATTTCGAGCTCAACGTCTTCAAGCCCGTGATCGGAGCCGCCTTCCTGCAGTCGGTCCGGCTGCTGACCGACGCGGTCGACAGCTTCCGCAGCCATTGCGTCGAGGGGATCGTCGCCAATGAGGGCCAGCTGCGCGACCTGCTCTCGCGGTCGCTGATGCTGGTTACGGCGCTGGCCCCCGCGATCGGCTACGACATGGCGGCTGGCATCGCCAAGGCGGCCCATCACAACGGCACCACGCTGCGCGACGAGGCCCTGCGCGCCGGCGTCGATGCCGATCTCTTCGACGCCACCGTCAGGCCCGAGCGCATGCTCGGCCCGGCCTGA
- a CDS encoding PepSY domain-containing protein yields the protein MTLRPRTRAILLAAAFALPLPALAQVPAQTPASPAAPAISMDEARRIAAENGVVRIEEISLDDGKWEIEGRDAAGAEIEIDLRATDGTVIKMERDRPASAGVKP from the coding sequence ATGACCCTGCGACCCCGGACACGCGCCATCCTGCTGGCGGCGGCCTTCGCCCTGCCCCTCCCCGCTTTGGCCCAGGTCCCGGCCCAGACCCCTGCGAGCCCCGCAGCGCCGGCCATCTCAATGGACGAGGCCCGCCGGATCGCCGCCGAGAACGGGGTCGTGCGGATCGAGGAGATCAGCCTCGACGACGGCAAATGGGAGATCGAGGGTCGCGACGCCGCGGGCGCCGAAATCGAGATCGACCTGCGCGCAACGGACGGCACCGTCATCAAGATGGAACGCGATCGCCCGGCCTCGGCCGGCGTCAAGCCCTGA